In Oncorhynchus nerka isolate Pitt River linkage group LG21, Oner_Uvic_2.0, whole genome shotgun sequence, the genomic window aTACCCATGTTGTAATGTTTGTCATTTGACTGGCATTCAGAAAATTAtttcctggatcagctgatgatAGTTGAACACGTGACTGTAactaaacagctacagtattaagtattgtgtaattattgaagaaccgCATTAATGACAGTATTCATTGGGGTGTTGTCAAAAAAGTTAAGGTGACTCTCGGTTAGAACCATCGGATTTAGCAAACTCTGAAATTATTTAGGATTTCTGTGCCCATGAAAACTGTTTTCCCAGCGTAATATAAGGAGACACTAAATGTTAAGTAGGTAGAGTGCATTTCAGAGATCTGAATATGAAAAACTGTcctaacaggacaataacctaaaccacaaggccaaatctacactggaggagCTTACCaatattgaatgttcctgagtggcctagttacagtttggacttaaattgtcttgaaagtctatggcaagacttgaaaatggctgtctaccaatgatcaacaaccaacttgacagaacagGAAggattttaaaaagaataatgaaTATTCACATGAAGATCAGTAGCCTATTGGATGACATCACGACTTCCCATCAAGCCTACTCCTTGAAAGCCTTACTATGACATCACTCACTCCTCGTTTGCAGttgtctaaaaaaaaaaaactattttgctCAAAACATTTATTTCCCTTTAGTGTGTTTATACTTTACTGTATTTTAGAAATCACTTTTTGACAtgaaaagttttttaaaaatcactAGAGGACGTCATGAACCATTtctacagtacaaaaacacattcaAGTGTAGAATGTAAAATCACACAttagttcaacaactgcagagtttaTATCCCTGTTTTATAAGATAGTActcactgtatttactggtgttaatcagatcaatgtccctgttttataagatagtactcactgtatttactggtgttaatcagttctccagtcttctcttcttcgtcctcctctaatgtgacagtaatctcccccTCTTCAGCCTTCATTCCAAAAACGTCTTCATCTTCTTTCACTTCATCCTCCACTCCAAAAACGTTTTCATCTTCTATCATTGCATCCTCCTTTTCTTTCACggtaacatcctcctcctctttcactctgaaggTGTCATTCTCTGtaacgtctttctcttcttctttcacggtaacagcctcaccctctacttgtttttgtattgtaacagcctcctcttccgcCTCCTCTTTCACGagagcttctttctccgtccagcagacctcctCTTCTTTAGCAGGAGGAAAGTAGCTTAGTGAACTCATGGTCGGGAATAatagctagttagcattagcgaATAGCCTAGCGATAGGCAAATTTAAGACATCTGCCTGACTAACAACGTAAACATGAAAATAAATGGGTCAACTAGCTATAAAACACATGGGCAAATATGCACTGAAACAGTCTAAAAAGCTTGAACGTTTAGGCCATGTCGCCTAGCAAGCTACTGAAGTGACGGACTCGCTGTTGTTGTTGAAGGgtcccgtccactagattatacgtcacactgGCAGCATTGTTATCAGCT contains:
- the LOC135563540 gene encoding zinc finger and SCAN domain-containing protein 31-like, which codes for MSSLSYFPPAKEEEVCWTEKEALVKEEAEEEAVTIQKQVEGEAVTVKEEEKDVTENDTFRVKEEEDVTVKEKEDAMIEDENVFGVEDEVKEDEDVFGMKAEEGEITVTLEEDEEEKTGELINTSKYRERCEYRGYSGEPQQHHDADEAEKSPSRSGHLKKHQQRPTGKKPHCCSDCGKRCKSSSELKNHQ